A window of Rufibacter sp. LB8 contains these coding sequences:
- a CDS encoding porin family protein, with protein MKKLGLLLVLLLTGGMAAQAQLFTLGLKGGVSSSSVNVKNPKGTAMAFKEGDNITGFHAGAFARVSVAGFMVQPEAVFSTSGGKLEMPSGSGSAGTQVREVGFSHLDVPILLGYNFLSIARVYAGPVASILINSEFGEEKVSKYLDSADWGFQVGAGVDISRITLDARYERLTRTFSDGGNSFDMAGQQVMVSLGYKFIGK; from the coding sequence ATGAAAAAATTAGGTTTACTATTGGTGCTGCTCCTGACCGGTGGCATGGCGGCCCAGGCGCAACTTTTCACCCTCGGCCTCAAAGGTGGCGTGAGTTCCTCCAGCGTTAATGTGAAAAACCCCAAAGGCACGGCCATGGCGTTCAAAGAGGGCGACAACATCACGGGTTTCCATGCGGGGGCCTTCGCGCGGGTGAGCGTGGCCGGATTTATGGTGCAGCCAGAAGCAGTGTTCTCCACGTCTGGGGGCAAGCTGGAAATGCCTTCTGGGTCAGGCTCAGCAGGCACGCAAGTGCGGGAAGTGGGCTTCTCCCATCTAGACGTGCCCATTTTGCTGGGCTATAATTTCCTGAGCATTGCGCGGGTGTATGCCGGCCCGGTGGCCTCTATTTTGATCAACAGTGAATTTGGCGAAGAGAAAGTCAGCAAGTACCTGGATTCCGCCGACTGGGGTTTTCAAGTAGGCGCCGGCGTGGATATTTCACGGATCACCCTTGATGCGCGCTATGAACGCCTCACCCGCACCTTCTCAGACGGCGGCAACAGCTTTGACATGGCCGGCCAGCAAGTGATGGTCAGTTTGGGCTATAAATTCATTGGTAAGTAA
- a CDS encoding tetratricopeptide repeat protein, translating into MMKHLTLLLCFLLVCLSGVAQETQVPAPVPVDSAALAKAKELDLLAEQLLKSGQAYASQKEFRQALLDLDSAIALKPTFEQAWFSRGNTYLEMKEPQKAIDSYSKVLDLNATNAQAFFSRGRARVQLKDNAGALDDFSKAVAADPTHYPALYQRAGLHFVNGDYKSAVEDYSGVLKINPRNGYAYHDRGSAKRQLKDLDGAQADFRKAIENNPDIAIAYVSLGSLKQAKGDVNGAIEEYTRAIERNKDYYLAYNNRGKARFEAGDFAGAIEDFSRSLQLNPQYALAFNNRAAAKYKLHDFKGALEDCNLAIQIDKDYGYAYLNRGNAKEMLRDASACQDWERAVALDVKVARNFLGNCNEK; encoded by the coding sequence ATGATGAAACATTTGACACTGCTGCTGTGCTTTCTGCTGGTTTGTCTTTCTGGGGTGGCCCAGGAAACGCAGGTGCCTGCGCCCGTCCCCGTTGACAGCGCGGCCTTGGCTAAAGCCAAAGAACTGGACCTGCTGGCTGAGCAATTGCTGAAAAGCGGACAAGCCTATGCGTCCCAGAAGGAATTTCGGCAGGCCTTGCTGGACCTTGACTCGGCTATTGCCTTAAAACCAACCTTTGAGCAGGCTTGGTTTAGCCGCGGCAACACCTACCTGGAAATGAAAGAACCCCAGAAGGCCATTGACAGCTACAGCAAAGTGCTTGACCTGAACGCCACCAACGCCCAGGCGTTCTTCAGCAGAGGCCGGGCCCGCGTGCAACTCAAAGACAACGCCGGCGCCCTGGATGATTTCAGCAAAGCCGTCGCCGCTGACCCTACACATTACCCAGCCTTGTACCAGCGGGCCGGGCTGCATTTTGTGAACGGTGATTACAAGAGTGCCGTGGAAGATTATTCTGGAGTGCTGAAAATAAACCCCAGAAACGGCTACGCTTACCATGACCGCGGCAGCGCCAAACGCCAGCTCAAAGACTTGGACGGTGCCCAGGCAGATTTCAGGAAAGCCATTGAGAACAACCCAGACATTGCCATCGCCTATGTGAGTTTGGGCAGCCTGAAACAAGCCAAAGGCGACGTGAACGGGGCCATTGAAGAATACACCCGGGCCATTGAGCGCAACAAAGACTACTATTTGGCTTACAACAACCGGGGAAAAGCCCGGTTTGAGGCCGGAGATTTTGCTGGGGCCATTGAGGATTTCTCAAGAAGCCTGCAGCTGAACCCGCAATATGCGCTGGCCTTCAACAACCGCGCCGCCGCCAAATACAAACTTCATGATTTTAAAGGAGCCCTGGAAGACTGCAACCTGGCCATTCAGATTGACAAAGACTACGGGTACGCCTACCTCAACCGCGGCAACGCCAAAGAAATGCTGCGTGACGCGTCTGCCTGCCAGGACTGGGAGCGCGCCGTGGCCCTGGATGTGAAAGTAGCCCGTAATTTTTTAGGCAACTGCAATGAGAAATAA
- a CDS encoding OmpA family protein, translated as MMKHTALTLFCLFTLQTAFGQTNLEFDKKNFEANKDGFREAKKKLDAGDEIFAATSKKTDDAYRKTNYKNAIEPYKAAYAFNPNSALLNYRLGVSYLFAGDATNAATHLENARKLNPAVDPEVGFYLGRTYHLLLDWKKATTEYKKYLTTLPTEKNKEKIERVNKHVRECLSGQELQKKPLRVFVDPLGQDINSQYNEMFAVIAADESRMVFSSNRPANQETKAKLDKQLNLDLYISNKISGQWSVPQQMGEALNTEKDETALALSTDGQRLIFLREENEGDLFETVLKGDQWSKPEDLGKEINSNARESSATYSYDGKTLYFISNRPNGIGQQDIYFSVKDSKGNWGKAVNAGPNLNTPYNEGNLFLMPDGKTLYFTSEGHNSMGGHDIFKSVLENGQWSKPENLGFPLNSPDDDQFLAMEASGRFGYMAGFKLEAGKPQADLFRVTFLGPEKPVLLSSEDDLIASTALYTAQPTKQPTVETRGPQAVLLTGVVTDGKTQKPMEAKIDLVDNAKKEVIATFTSNAVTGKYVVSLPAGKNYGVVLHANDMLFSSHNVDLSAGTAFKKTEVNVKLQPVDGVNVLALHNVFFEANAASVKPESLSELDRVVELMKDKRSLKAEVVAYAATTEEEAKDQALAQSRAKTVLDYLVTKGINVKRLQAKGNGVKPSVNAPLVELQLTTK; from the coding sequence ATGATGAAACACACCGCACTTACCCTTTTTTGTCTTTTCACGTTGCAGACCGCCTTTGGGCAGACCAACCTGGAGTTTGACAAGAAGAACTTTGAAGCCAACAAAGACGGGTTTAGAGAAGCCAAAAAGAAGCTGGATGCCGGCGACGAGATCTTCGCGGCTACGTCTAAGAAAACCGATGACGCTTACCGCAAGACCAACTACAAAAACGCCATTGAGCCTTACAAAGCCGCCTACGCGTTCAATCCCAACAGCGCATTATTGAACTACCGCCTGGGCGTGAGTTACCTGTTTGCCGGCGACGCTACCAATGCCGCCACGCATTTGGAAAACGCGCGCAAGCTCAACCCAGCCGTGGACCCAGAAGTCGGTTTTTATTTAGGCCGGACTTACCATCTTCTGCTGGACTGGAAAAAAGCCACCACTGAGTACAAGAAATACCTGACCACGCTGCCCACGGAGAAAAACAAGGAAAAAATTGAGCGCGTGAACAAGCACGTGCGCGAATGTCTTTCTGGGCAGGAGTTGCAGAAAAAACCGTTGCGCGTGTTCGTAGACCCACTGGGCCAGGACATCAATTCCCAGTATAATGAAATGTTTGCTGTGATTGCCGCCGATGAAAGCCGCATGGTGTTTTCTTCTAATCGGCCTGCCAACCAGGAAACCAAAGCCAAGCTTGACAAGCAGCTGAACCTGGACCTGTACATCAGCAACAAAATAAGCGGCCAATGGTCGGTGCCGCAGCAGATGGGCGAGGCCCTGAACACAGAGAAAGACGAAACCGCGCTGGCCTTGTCCACTGACGGGCAACGTTTGATTTTCCTGCGCGAAGAAAACGAGGGCGACCTGTTTGAAACCGTGCTCAAAGGCGACCAATGGTCCAAGCCGGAAGACCTGGGCAAGGAAATCAACTCCAATGCGCGCGAGTCATCGGCTACGTATTCCTATGATGGTAAAACCCTGTATTTCATCAGCAACCGCCCCAACGGCATTGGCCAGCAGGACATTTATTTCTCAGTGAAAGACAGCAAAGGCAATTGGGGAAAAGCCGTAAACGCCGGGCCTAACCTGAACACGCCTTACAATGAAGGCAACCTCTTTTTAATGCCCGATGGCAAAACCTTGTACTTCACCTCAGAAGGCCACAATTCCATGGGCGGGCATGACATTTTCAAGAGCGTGTTAGAGAACGGCCAATGGTCAAAACCAGAAAACCTGGGCTTTCCGTTGAATTCGCCAGATGATGACCAGTTCCTGGCCATGGAAGCCAGCGGCAGGTTTGGGTACATGGCGGGGTTTAAATTGGAAGCCGGCAAGCCACAGGCAGACTTGTTCAGAGTCACGTTCCTGGGGCCGGAGAAACCGGTTTTACTGAGTTCAGAAGATGATTTAATTGCCAGCACGGCCCTTTATACCGCCCAGCCCACCAAACAGCCCACCGTGGAAACTCGCGGCCCGCAGGCGGTGCTCCTCACCGGTGTGGTCACCGACGGCAAAACCCAGAAGCCCATGGAAGCCAAGATTGACCTGGTAGACAACGCCAAAAAAGAAGTGATTGCCACTTTTACGTCCAATGCGGTGACCGGCAAATATGTGGTTTCTTTGCCCGCCGGGAAAAACTATGGCGTGGTGCTGCATGCCAATGATATGCTGTTTTCGTCGCACAACGTAGACTTAAGCGCCGGCACAGCCTTCAAGAAAACAGAGGTGAATGTGAAACTGCAACCGGTAGATGGGGTCAACGTGCTGGCCCTGCACAATGTGTTTTTTGAGGCCAACGCAGCCAGCGTGAAACCAGAATCACTTTCTGAACTGGACCGCGTGGTAGAACTCATGAAAGACAAGCGCAGCCTCAAAGCCGAAGTGGTCGCCTATGCTGCCACCACCGAGGAGGAAGCCAAAGACCAAGCCTTGGCCCAGAGCCGCGCCAAAACCGTGCTGGACTACCTGGTGACCAAAGGCATTAACGTGAAGCGCCTGCAAGCCAAAGGAAACGGCGTAAAGCCATCGGTCAACGCACCGTTGGTGGAACTGCAGTTGACTACCAAATAG
- a CDS encoding antibiotic biosynthesis monooxygenase, which produces MFIALSTFTIANDMAPAVKEAFQNRPGFVNNAPGFIKLQVISPTDNPQEIWLITQWNNEESYKTWHHSHMYHESHSGIPKGLKLVPRSAKIRFFEHICE; this is translated from the coding sequence ATGTTTATTGCGCTGAGTACCTTCACCATTGCCAATGACATGGCGCCCGCCGTGAAAGAAGCCTTCCAGAACAGGCCCGGCTTTGTTAACAACGCCCCCGGTTTCATCAAGCTTCAGGTGATTTCGCCCACAGACAACCCGCAGGAAATCTGGCTGATCACGCAATGGAACAATGAGGAAAGCTACAAAACCTGGCACCACAGCCACATGTACCATGAATCGCACAGCGGCATCCCGAAGGGCCTGAAACTGGTTCCGCGTTCTGCCAAAATCCGTTTTTTTGAGCACATCTGTGAATAG
- a CDS encoding B12-binding domain-containing protein, with product MGEIRKKAAATLKRLSTRLAADTTKLVYQRHPDLEARYGAIGREKCHEDALYHLSFLIEAVSANSMVLFSDYVTWAQQVLESRQIAVQDLHHHLVILKEVVAQHLPIDQYVLVANHLNAAVQQLAEKNNLPVEEPAPLTPLAETYLELLLSGSRKKATDHILDQISAGVDIKQIYLDIFEPVQHRVGHLWQTNKISVAQEHFCTAVTQSVMSQLYPYIFGNERNGYRLIATCVSGDLHEVGIRMVSDFFEMEGWDTYYLGANVPVASLLQTVRQQKPDLLLLSATMTFHIQLVARMIAALRETEEFSYLKIMVGGRPFNVVPDLWKEIGADGYSQNAQEALAMALHLVTKKE from the coding sequence ATGGGAGAAATCAGGAAAAAAGCCGCCGCCACCCTTAAGCGCCTATCCACCAGGTTAGCCGCAGACACCACCAAGCTGGTCTACCAACGGCACCCAGACCTGGAAGCCCGCTACGGCGCCATTGGCCGCGAAAAATGCCACGAAGACGCGCTTTATCACCTTTCGTTTTTGATAGAAGCCGTGAGCGCTAACAGCATGGTGCTCTTCAGTGATTATGTCACTTGGGCGCAGCAGGTGCTGGAGTCACGGCAAATAGCGGTGCAGGATTTGCACCACCATCTGGTGATTCTCAAGGAAGTGGTGGCGCAGCATCTGCCCATTGACCAGTACGTGTTGGTGGCCAACCACCTCAATGCCGCCGTGCAGCAACTGGCCGAGAAAAACAACCTGCCCGTAGAAGAACCCGCTCCTTTGACCCCGCTGGCCGAGACCTACCTGGAACTTCTGCTTTCCGGTTCCCGCAAAAAAGCGACCGACCACATTCTGGACCAGATTTCGGCGGGCGTAGACATCAAACAGATTTACCTGGACATCTTTGAGCCGGTGCAGCACCGCGTAGGGCACTTGTGGCAAACCAACAAAATCAGCGTGGCCCAGGAACATTTCTGCACCGCCGTGACCCAGAGCGTTATGTCGCAGCTATATCCGTACATCTTTGGTAATGAGCGCAATGGGTACCGATTGATTGCCACCTGTGTGTCTGGTGATCTGCACGAAGTGGGCATTAGAATGGTAAGCGATTTCTTTGAGATGGAAGGTTGGGATACGTATTACCTGGGTGCCAACGTTCCTGTTGCAAGCCTGTTGCAAACCGTGCGCCAGCAAAAGCCAGATTTGCTTTTGCTGTCGGCTACCATGACGTTTCACATACAGCTGGTGGCCAGGATGATTGCCGCCCTGCGCGAGACGGAGGAGTTCAGTTATCTAAAAATCATGGTGGGAGGAAGGCCCTTCAACGTGGTGCCCGACCTCTGGAAAGAAATTGGCGCCGATGGGTACAGCCAGAACGCCCAGGAAGCTCTGGCCATGGCTTTGCACTTGGTGACAAAAAAAGAATAA
- a CDS encoding serine hydrolase, giving the protein MTLEKRSFRIPEGQTFKGFACIGLFHFLVLFLIAFFLGSGKAAAQDKTVDVEKVFQWASAATPGCACAVSKNGQVLFSRAYGSADLEREAPLTTASLFDIGSVRKQFIAAAALLLVEENKLSLTEDIRKYVPELPDYGHKITLNHLLTHTSGLRDWTGLLPLANGKPEALSLILRQRGLNFTPGNEFSYSNSGYVLLVEILERVSGMPFSTFAQERLFGPLGMTSTKYVVTMTEVLKHRALAYEKQKDGWRHDMYWGNDRGGGAIYSTAEDMLVWNNALSSQKLSAFVTGKLQEPAKLNNGRKLGYGRGLFLETYRGVQEVYHTGGAAGYHAWAGRFLEQGVSIAVLCNSNAMPASGMAEKIADLYVTYSQDIPAPIGPPPALTGDALTDAKTYAGLYFNAQNGEPLRLAVDRDRLRVVNGPALVPTGKGRFKRVGANVQYMSQDEFELNFLSTDQVEFISMEGKKALYQRAKPVSTTAPDQQALAGRYTSDEIGGFFDIAPGKDGLMVRANDAAGPGFKLNAVDKDTYQMGGVLLKFLRDKAGKIIELHYSNPVVRNIKFSKAGAISASR; this is encoded by the coding sequence ATGACACTTGAAAAAAGAAGTTTTAGAATCCCCGAAGGGCAGACTTTTAAAGGTTTCGCCTGCATTGGGCTATTCCATTTCCTGGTTTTGTTTCTGATTGCCTTCTTCCTGGGTTCTGGCAAGGCAGCCGCGCAGGACAAAACCGTCGACGTTGAAAAAGTGTTTCAATGGGCCTCTGCTGCTACCCCGGGCTGCGCCTGCGCCGTGTCAAAGAATGGACAAGTTCTATTCTCACGGGCGTATGGGTCTGCAGACCTGGAGCGCGAAGCACCGCTTACCACCGCCTCGCTCTTTGACATTGGTTCGGTTCGGAAGCAATTCATTGCGGCGGCTGCGCTGCTTTTGGTGGAGGAAAACAAATTATCCTTGACCGAGGACATCAGAAAGTACGTGCCGGAACTGCCTGATTATGGCCACAAAATCACGTTGAACCACCTGCTCACCCATACCAGCGGCCTCCGCGACTGGACCGGACTCCTACCCCTGGCCAATGGAAAACCAGAGGCGCTCTCCCTTATCCTGCGACAGCGGGGCCTGAACTTTACACCCGGCAATGAGTTCTCCTATTCCAACAGCGGTTATGTGTTGTTGGTGGAGATTTTGGAACGGGTGAGCGGCATGCCCTTCTCTACCTTTGCCCAGGAACGGTTGTTTGGCCCTTTGGGCATGACTTCCACCAAATATGTGGTCACCATGACTGAGGTACTCAAGCACCGGGCACTGGCCTATGAAAAACAGAAAGACGGCTGGCGCCATGACATGTACTGGGGCAATGACCGGGGCGGTGGCGCCATTTATAGCACCGCCGAGGACATGCTGGTCTGGAACAATGCCTTATCATCTCAAAAGCTGAGTGCGTTTGTCACCGGGAAATTGCAGGAACCAGCCAAACTGAACAACGGACGCAAGCTGGGTTACGGACGCGGCTTGTTTCTGGAAACCTACAGAGGCGTGCAAGAAGTTTACCACACGGGCGGCGCGGCCGGCTACCATGCCTGGGCAGGCCGTTTCCTGGAGCAAGGCGTCTCTATTGCCGTGCTGTGCAACTCCAACGCCATGCCAGCCTCTGGTATGGCTGAAAAAATTGCTGATCTGTATGTTACCTATTCCCAAGACATACCAGCCCCCATTGGTCCGCCGCCAGCTTTAACCGGTGATGCACTGACTGACGCCAAAACATACGCGGGTCTTTATTTCAATGCCCAAAACGGCGAACCGCTGCGCCTGGCCGTAGACCGTGACCGCTTAAGAGTAGTCAATGGACCGGCATTGGTACCAACGGGCAAAGGTAGGTTTAAGCGGGTGGGCGCCAACGTGCAGTATATGTCACAAGATGAATTTGAACTCAACTTTCTGTCTACAGATCAGGTGGAATTTATCTCCATGGAAGGCAAGAAGGCCCTGTACCAGAGAGCAAAGCCGGTTTCTACGACCGCCCCTGATCAACAAGCTTTGGCCGGACGTTACACCAGCGACGAAATTGGAGGCTTCTTTGACATTGCCCCCGGAAAAGACGGCCTCATGGTCAGGGCGAATGACGCCGCCGGACCTGGTTTCAAATTAAACGCAGTGGACAAAGATACTTACCAAATGGGCGGGGTACTGCTCAAGTTTCTGCGCGACAAGGCCGGCAAAATAATAGAGCTCCATTACAGCAATCCGGTGGTCAGGAACATCAAATTCTCTAAGGCTGGCGCTATTTCCGCAAGTCGTTAA
- a CDS encoding DoxX family protein — MGNYLEAIFHTGFYYTLIGVFQVLAALLLLIPRTAVLGAVVYFPIILNICLLSISVRFEGSLVSSPLMVLANLYLLCWYYQHWKYLLPFNHNPEQATLPTYKNLNRKCPTFFFLGTMTTVVAVGLGLSFGFEMMPRNTRKECKTQCEDSANPAACITFCDCIHTQGQPLGKCLETYNQAPRN; from the coding sequence ATGGGTAATTATCTTGAGGCAATCTTCCACACGGGGTTTTATTACACCCTCATCGGCGTGTTTCAGGTATTGGCGGCCCTGTTGCTGCTGATTCCAAGAACGGCGGTGCTTGGGGCGGTGGTGTACTTCCCTATCATCCTCAACATCTGCCTGCTTTCCATCTCGGTGCGGTTTGAAGGGTCTCTGGTTTCCTCGCCTCTGATGGTGCTGGCTAATTTGTACCTGCTCTGTTGGTATTACCAGCATTGGAAATACCTGCTGCCCTTTAACCATAACCCAGAGCAAGCAACCTTGCCTACCTATAAAAATCTGAACAGGAAATGCCCGACCTTCTTTTTCCTGGGAACAATGACCACTGTTGTTGCGGTAGGGCTGGGATTGTCCTTTGGGTTTGAAATGATGCCACGCAACACCAGAAAAGAATGCAAAACCCAGTGTGAGGACAGTGCTAACCCAGCGGCCTGTATTACTTTCTGTGATTGCATCCATACGCAAGGCCAACCGTTGGGCAAATGCCTGGAAACTTACAACCAAGCGCCCAGAAACTAA
- a CDS encoding potassium transporter KefB: MSVENNVIASTRKPYSVGIPILVGAGIALLAISFFVFGVDNPHPGWGKFWQIRPLIVTPLAGAVGGAFYAFMDYQTSKGFNRTIAVLLSFVVYVVGLWMGIVLGLAGTMWN; the protein is encoded by the coding sequence ATGTCAGTAGAAAACAACGTAATCGCCAGCACCCGCAAACCTTATTCTGTAGGCATTCCTATTTTGGTAGGGGCCGGTATCGCCTTGCTAGCCATTTCATTTTTCGTCTTCGGGGTGGATAATCCGCACCCGGGTTGGGGTAAATTCTGGCAAATAAGACCGTTGATTGTGACGCCGCTGGCGGGCGCGGTGGGTGGAGCGTTCTATGCCTTCATGGATTACCAAACCTCTAAAGGGTTCAACCGCACCATAGCCGTTTTGCTGAGTTTTGTGGTGTATGTGGTGGGTCTCTGGATGGGAATTGTACTGGGCCTGGCGGGCACCATGTGGAATTAA
- a CDS encoding winged helix-turn-helix domain-containing protein, producing MKVSIHGLHKAFESRIRLGIMSALAVNDMLDFNALKEYLDVTDGNLASHLKGLEKEEFIGVEKTFVGRKPNTKYVMTKAGRKAFDDHLKALEQLIKAQK from the coding sequence GTGAAAGTTTCAATACATGGGTTACACAAGGCATTTGAGAGCAGGATCAGGTTGGGCATTATGTCTGCCCTGGCCGTGAACGACATGCTGGATTTCAACGCCCTCAAAGAATACCTGGACGTAACCGACGGCAACCTGGCCAGTCACCTGAAAGGGCTGGAAAAGGAGGAGTTCATTGGCGTGGAGAAAACATTTGTGGGCCGAAAGCCCAACACCAAATACGTCATGACCAAGGCAGGCCGAAAAGCTTTTGATGACCACCTCAAAGCGCTGGAACAACTCATTAAGGCCCAGAAGTAG
- a CDS encoding tetratricopeptide repeat protein, with amino-acid sequence METNNSRLAQLLAFLEDDPHDPFTLYAIATEYRAFDLEKARSFYEKLLTEHPDYVGTYYHVASLYLELGEPDLAKAAYQKGMHVSRQQGQQHAFSELQQAYNKLMGLDYEDD; translated from the coding sequence ATGGAAACGAATAACAGCAGATTGGCCCAACTCCTGGCCTTCCTGGAAGATGACCCGCATGATCCGTTCACACTTTACGCCATCGCCACTGAGTACCGCGCCTTCGACCTGGAGAAAGCTCGTTCTTTCTATGAGAAACTGCTGACCGAGCACCCCGACTATGTGGGCACGTATTACCATGTGGCCAGCCTCTACCTTGAACTGGGTGAACCGGACCTGGCCAAGGCTGCTTACCAGAAAGGCATGCACGTGAGCCGGCAGCAGGGCCAACAGCACGCGTTCTCAGAATTGCAGCAGGCGTACAACAAGTTGATGGGCTTAGATTACGAAGACGACTAA
- a CDS encoding electron transfer flavoprotein subunit beta/FixA family protein, translated as MKILVCISNVPDTTTKITFSPDGKAFNTGGVQFVINPYDEYALTRAIELKEAQGGTVTVLNVGEADTEPNIRKALAIGADDAIRVNVKPTDAFLVAQQIAHVAKEGAYDLILMGRESIDYNGFQVHGMVGELLGIPTIAPAIKLDVNGSTATLEREIEGGKEIIEVSLPLVASAQQPMTEPRIPNMRGIMTARTKPLQVLEPVGQDAKTSVQKYELPPAKSGVKMIDAENAGELIKLLRNEAKVL; from the coding sequence ATGAAGATCTTAGTTTGCATTAGCAACGTGCCAGATACCACCACCAAGATAACCTTTTCCCCTGACGGCAAAGCGTTTAACACCGGTGGCGTGCAGTTTGTGATTAACCCATATGATGAATACGCCCTCACCCGCGCCATTGAGCTCAAAGAAGCCCAGGGCGGCACGGTCACGGTATTAAACGTGGGCGAGGCAGATACGGAGCCAAATATTAGAAAGGCCCTGGCCATTGGCGCCGATGATGCCATACGCGTGAATGTAAAACCCACTGATGCTTTCCTGGTGGCGCAGCAGATTGCGCACGTAGCCAAAGAAGGCGCCTATGACCTTATCTTAATGGGCCGCGAGTCTATTGACTACAATGGGTTCCAGGTACACGGCATGGTAGGCGAACTGTTAGGAATTCCTACCATTGCGCCGGCCATTAAGCTAGACGTGAACGGTTCAACCGCTACTCTGGAGCGCGAGATTGAAGGTGGAAAAGAAATCATAGAAGTTTCTTTGCCTTTAGTAGCCAGCGCCCAGCAGCCCATGACCGAGCCCCGCATCCCGAACATGCGCGGCATCATGACCGCTCGCACCAAGCCGTTGCAGGTGTTGGAACCGGTAGGGCAAGACGCCAAAACCAGCGTGCAGAAGTATGAATTGCCTCCGGCCAAGTCTGGCGTGAAGATGATTGACGCAGAGAATGCCGGAGAGCTGATTAAATTATTACGTAACGAAGCTAAAGTTCTATAA
- a CDS encoding electron transfer flavoprotein subunit alpha/FixB family protein, with translation MSVLVVIECANGEVKKSSLEAASYGSKVATSLGTSATAVAIGDVQADALTSLGEQGITKVLLDNDSRLHNFVPAAYVKVIAKAAASENSSVIVLSNSNIGAAIGSRLAVQLSASLATNVVALPEISGSAFTVRRGVFSGKAFSDVELTADKKIIAVKKNAVEIETAAGATATVENFSADLADADFTGAPKETIKQSGDILLTEADLVVSGGRGLKGPENWHLIEELAKTLGAATACSKPVADIGWRPHHEHVGQTGITVSPNLYIAVGISGAIQHLAGVNSSKVIVVINKDPEAPFFKAADYGIVGDALEVVPKLIEAAKAL, from the coding sequence ATGTCAGTATTAGTAGTGATAGAATGCGCGAACGGCGAAGTGAAGAAGTCTTCCCTGGAAGCAGCTTCGTACGGGAGCAAAGTAGCCACGTCTCTGGGCACCTCGGCCACCGCCGTAGCCATAGGTGATGTGCAAGCCGACGCCTTGACTTCTTTAGGGGAGCAGGGCATTACCAAAGTATTACTTGACAATGACAGCCGCCTGCACAATTTTGTACCGGCCGCTTACGTGAAAGTGATTGCCAAAGCCGCCGCGTCTGAGAACTCCAGCGTGATTGTGTTGTCCAACTCCAACATTGGGGCCGCCATTGGCTCCAGATTAGCCGTGCAGTTAAGCGCCAGCTTGGCTACCAACGTGGTGGCCTTGCCAGAAATTTCTGGTTCTGCCTTTACCGTGCGCCGCGGGGTATTCTCCGGCAAAGCGTTCTCAGACGTAGAACTCACCGCAGACAAGAAAATCATTGCCGTTAAGAAAAACGCTGTGGAGATTGAGACTGCCGCTGGCGCCACCGCCACGGTAGAGAATTTCTCGGCAGATTTAGCAGACGCAGATTTCACGGGCGCGCCCAAAGAAACCATCAAGCAGTCTGGCGATATTCTTTTAACCGAAGCGGATCTGGTTGTGTCTGGCGGACGCGGCCTGAAAGGCCCTGAGAACTGGCACCTGATAGAGGAACTGGCCAAAACCTTAGGCGCCGCCACCGCCTGTTCCAAGCCCGTGGCCGACATTGGCTGGCGACCGCACCACGAGCACGTAGGCCAGACCGGTATCACCGTGAGCCCTAACTTGTACATTGCCGTTGGTATCTCCGGAGCCATCCAGCATTTGGCCGGGGTCAACTCTTCTAAAGTAATTGTCGTTATCAATAAAGACCCGGAGGCCCCGTTCTTCAAAGCCGCAGATTACGGCATTGTGGGCGACGCCTTGGAGGTAGTGCCAAAATTGATAGAGGCCGCCAAGGCTTTATAG